The following coding sequences lie in one Arachis ipaensis cultivar K30076 chromosome B03, Araip1.1, whole genome shotgun sequence genomic window:
- the LOC107633661 gene encoding inactive TPR repeat-containing thioredoxin TTL3-like has protein sequence MGDILPHKYGCCLVFWRRGTTSETSTPIAKINDNNFVKEPNPKNMKRYGGGSKDASSVPTTTSKAQDYSSRSNSSKPHQYKPTLAVTENKVRGTSRVSPAEGYVTQGKRVPQEAVGISGELERMIMDHHKSNGSSTLVRASSSNVMLAGDLGNLRQQSTNSSNSAVGKHIRQENPDPVAYNGRNTNPTEQNVARIEKKDSASFCRALSIRMDPEQLKIMGNEDYKNGRFEEALALYDAAIALDPNKASYRSNRSAALTARGRLLEAVFECREAIQIEPHYHRAHHRLGNLYTRLGETDKALYHYKHAGPEVNPEEIARAKNLQLQLNKCTEARRLGDWNNLIKETNNAISCGADSAPQIFALQAEAFLKLRRHQDADEAMSKGPKFKVEDCTKFFGAISNANLLVTRAQVDLVAGRLVS, from the exons ATGGGAGATATATTGCCGCATAAATATGGTTGCTGCTTAGTATTCTGGAGACGCGGAACAACCTCGGAGACTTCTACTCCCATTGCCAAAATCAATGACAACAATTTTGTGAAGGAACCGAACCCAAAAAACATGAAAAGGTATGGAGGTGGCTCCAAAGATGCATCTTCGGTGCCAACAACTACGTCCAAAGCCCAGGATTATTCATCACGTTCTAACTCCTCCAAGCCTCATCAATACAAGCCAACTCTTGCTGTGACCGAAAATAAAGTACGAGGCACATCAAGAGTTTCACCTGCTGAGGGCTATGTCACTCAAGGAAAGAGGGTGCCCCAAGAAGCCGTTGGCATATCTGGCGAGCTCGAAAGAATGATCATGGATCACCACAAGTCCAATGGAAGCAGTACCCTTGTTAGAGCTTCATCAAGCAATGTCATGCTGGCTGGTGATTTAGGTAACCTGAGGCAACAGAGTACCAATTCAAGCAATAGTGCTGTGGGCAAACATATTAGGCAAGAAAACCCAGACCCGGTTGCTTATAACGGAAGAAACACAAATCCTACGGAGCAAAATGTGGCcagaatagaaaagaaagacTCTGCTTCTTTTTGCAGAGCACTATCTATTAGAATGGATCCAGAGCAGTTGAAGATCATGGGAAATGAAGATTACAAGAATGGGAGGTTTGAAGAGGCTTTAGCTTTGTATGATGCTGCGATTGCGCTTGATCCGAATAAGGCATCGTATAGGAGCAACAGAAGTGCAGCATTAACTGCACGTGGTAGGCTCTTGGAAGCTGTGTTTGAGTGTAGAGAAGCCATCCAAATAGAGCCTCATTACCATAGAGCTCATCATCGATTGGGAAACTTGTACACAAG ATTAGGGGAAACAGATAAGGCCCTTTATCATTATAAACATGCAGGACCTGAGGTTAATCCAGAAGAGATTGCAAGAGCAAAGAATCTTCAGCTCCAGCTAAACAAGTGCACCGAGGCTCGCAGGTTAGGAGATTGGAACAACCTCATCAAGGAGACTAATAACGCTATATCATGCGGTGCAGATTCCGCTCCACAG ATATTTGCATTGCAAGCAGAAGCATTTTTAAAGCTCCGAAGGCATCAAGATGCAGACGAAGCAATGTCAAAGGGTCCAAAGTTTAAAGTTGAGGATTGTACCAAGTTCTTTGGAGCCATAAGCAATGCAAATTTGTTGGTGACTCGGGCTCAAGTTGATTTGGTTGCTGGCAGGTTAGTGTCTTAA
- the LOC107631097 gene encoding PLAT domain-containing protein 3, with product MASSTAFFSLLFLLSLSFAATIRSDSDAECVFTVYVRTGSVLKGGTDSKIGLKLYDKYGYYIYINNLQAWGGLMGKNYNYFERGNLDIFSGRGPCLESPVCAVNVTSDGAGSHHGWYCNYVEVTTTGPHVSCAQEQFEVEQWLAVDTAPYQLWAARNKCRYSLDQARPRPNNGGASLSMSL from the exons ATGGCTTCCTCAACAGcgttcttctctctcctctttctactGTCTCTCTCGTTCGCCGCAACCATCAGATCC GATTCTGATGCGGAGTGCGTGTTTACGGTGTACGTTAGGACGGGATCGGTGTTGAAAGGGGGAACGGACTCCAAGATCGGATTGAAGCTATACGACAAGTACGGTTACTACATCTACATCAACAACCTCCAGGCCTGGGGAGGCTTAATGGGCAAGAACTACAACTACTTCGAACGCGGCAACCTCGACATCTTCAGCGGCAGGGGACCGTGTCTCGAATCACCTGTATGCGCCGTTAATGTCACCTCCGACGGCGCCGGTTCTCATCACGGATGGTACTGCAACTACGTCGAGGTCACCACCACTGGGCCCCACGTCTCCTGCGCTCAAGAGCAGTTCGAAGTGGAGCAGTGGCTTGCTGTTGATACCGCTCCCTATCAGCTTTGGGCCGCTAGGAATAAGTGTAGGTACAGCTTGGACCAGGCTCGCCCCAGGCCCAACAATGGAGGAGCCAGTCTATCCATGTCTCTATGA
- the LOC107631098 gene encoding probable serine/threonine protein kinase IREH1 → MHLEDVHHGKTLIAVLGDSATEPYIVSHYQLLAHAAAVNIYKTKYQTIFDNILNRKIPWPAVPEEMSPEAQDLIDRLFTEDPNQRLGARGASEVKEHVFFKDINWDTLARQKAAFVPASESALDTSYFTSRYSWNTSDGLVYHASDAEDSSDADSLSGSSSCLSNRQDEVGDECGGLAEFDSSSSVNYSFSNFSFKQRAMFVDEIWHATEYCEKYAKAEDVGAAPEEKSSDDEEISEDQYDSSDEQVAGKADP, encoded by the exons ATGCACCTGGAAGATGTTCATCATGGCAAAACCTTAATTGCAGTGTTGGGTGATTCTGCCACTGAACCTTATATAGTGTCACATTATCAGTTACTAGCTCATGCAGCTGCTGTTAACATCTACAAGACTAAGTATCAG ACTATATTTGATAATATTCTTAATCGTAAGATACCATGGCCTGCAGTTCCTGAAGAAATGAGTCCTGAAGCTCAAGATCTTATTGATCG ATTATTTACTGAAGATCCtaaccaaagacttggagctagAGGTGCATCAGAG GTGAAAGAACATGTTTTCTTTAAGGATATAAATTGGGACACACTTGCTAGACAGAAG GCTGCGTTTGTTCCTGCTTCTGAGAGTGCTCTAGACACTAGTTACTTCACTTCTCGCTACTCATGGAATACTTCAGACGGTCTTGTATATCATGCAAGTGATGCTGAGGATTCTAGTGATGCTGATAGCTTAAGTGGTAGCAGTAGTTGCTTGAGCAATCGCCAAGATGAAGTG GGAGACGAATGTGGGGGTCTTGCTGAGTTTGATTCCAGTTCATCAGTCAACTACTCTTTTAGTAATTTCTCTTTTAAACAGAGGGCAATGTTCGTGGATGAGATTTGGCATGCTACAG AGTACTGTGAGAAGTATGCTAAAGCTGAAGATGTAGGAGCTGCACCAGAAGAGAAATCAAGTGATGATGAGGAAATAAGTGAAGATCAATATGATTCAAGTGATGAACAGGTTGCTGGTAAAGCAGATCCTTAG